A single window of Gossypium hirsutum isolate 1008001.06 chromosome A10, Gossypium_hirsutum_v2.1, whole genome shotgun sequence DNA harbors:
- the LOC107897607 gene encoding metallothiol transferase FosB: protein MMEIEEVSNYEALPLLSLNHVSLLCRSVLDSMRFYEEILGFVLIKRPSSFKFNGAWLYNYGIGIHLIENPSIDDFDTIVEPRPINPKDNHISFQCRDVGLVKRRLEDMGMKYVTAVVEDEGNRVDQVFFHDPDGYMIELCNCENIPILPLSSCSFKPRLSSFNRAAPTKCGFMENMMMESLSMDILNISF from the exons ATGATGGAAATTGAGGAAGTAAGCAATTATGAGGCATTGCCATTGCTCTCATTGAATCATGTATCATTGTTGTGTAGATCAGTTTTGGATTCTATGAGGTTCTATGAAGAAATCTTGGGCTTTGTTCTCATCAAACGCCCCTCTTCTTTCAAATTCAATGGAGCTTG GTTGTATAACTATGGCATTGGAATACACTTAATCGAGAACCCATCCATTGATGATTTCGACACCATTGTCGAACCACGGCCAATCAATCCCAAGGATAATCACATATCATTCCAG TGTAGGGATGTGGGGCTTGTGAAGAGGAGGCTTGAAGACATGGGGATGAAGTATGTGACAGCAGTGGTTGAAGATGAAGGGAATAGGGTTGACCAGGTGTTCTTCCATGACCCAGATGGATACATGATTGAGCTCTGCAACTGTGAGAACATCCCAATCCTTCCACTCTCTTCTTGTTCATTCAAACCAAGGCTAAGCAGCTTCAACAGGGCTGCACCAACTAAATGTGGATTCATGGAAAATATGATGATGGAGAGCTTGAGCATGGATATATTGaacatttcattttaa